One stretch of Paenibacillus sp. FSL R5-0341 DNA includes these proteins:
- a CDS encoding response regulator transcription factor, whose protein sequence is MRSTILIVDDDEKIVSMLRRGLAFEGYEVQTASNGAEGLSKLMDKEPDIVVLDVMMPQIDGFEVCRRLREAGSKVPVLMLTAKDEVQSRVTGLDTGADDYLVKPFALEELLARVRALLRRKSDIAGTPDNRLMYEDIILDNDSREVVRDGQRLELTAKEFELLNLFMQNPRRVLSRDLIMDKIWGYDYSGESNVLEVYIAMLRQKTEEYGGKRLIQTIRGAGYILRGDS, encoded by the coding sequence ATGCGCTCAACTATTTTGATTGTGGATGATGACGAAAAAATTGTGTCCATGCTCCGCCGCGGGCTGGCTTTTGAAGGATATGAGGTACAGACCGCTTCCAATGGAGCTGAAGGTCTCAGCAAACTGATGGATAAAGAGCCGGACATCGTTGTGCTGGATGTGATGATGCCGCAGATTGACGGATTTGAGGTATGTCGCAGATTGAGGGAAGCAGGCAGCAAAGTGCCAGTGCTGATGCTTACGGCCAAGGATGAAGTACAGAGCCGGGTGACCGGACTGGACACAGGGGCCGATGACTATCTCGTGAAGCCGTTTGCGTTGGAAGAATTATTGGCACGTGTCCGTGCATTGCTGCGCCGCAAGTCAGATATCGCGGGTACACCGGACAATCGTCTGATGTATGAAGATATCATTCTGGACAATGACTCACGTGAAGTGGTGCGAGATGGGCAACGCCTGGAACTGACTGCCAAGGAATTCGAACTGTTGAATTTGTTTATGCAAAATCCAAGACGGGTACTGTCACGCGATCTGATTATGGATAAAATCTGGGGTTATGATTACAGCGGTGAGTCTAACGTGCTTGAAGTGTACATTGCCATGCTCAGACAGAAGACTGAAGAGTACGGTGGCAAACGTCTAATCCAGACCATCCGGGGAGCCGGTTATATTCTGAGAGGTGACTCCTGA
- the aroF gene encoding 3-deoxy-7-phosphoheptulonate synthase, with the protein MIVIAGKATPEEQIQDIVAVIEKEGLQVHISRGEDRTIIGLIGKVEPKMQEHLRQMKGVENVVKISKSYKLASRDFHPEDTVISIKGVDIGGKELVVMGGPCAVESAAQIDEIAGLVKAAGGQVLRGGAFKPRTGPYSFQGTGVEGLIMMAEAGKKHDLLTITEVMTPEYVDICAEYADILQVGTRNMQNFDLLRKLGECGKPVLLKRGFSATYDELLNAAEYILAGGNPNVMLCERGIRTFESYTRNTLDLSAIPVLQSLSHLPVISDPSHGTGRRELVEPMTKASVAAGANGLIIEMHTDPDNSMTGDGVQSLFPDQFANLLQDLEKLAPIVGKSFSTAKQPAEFFPARVGV; encoded by the coding sequence ATGATCGTTATTGCAGGCAAGGCTACTCCGGAGGAACAGATTCAGGATATCGTTGCAGTTATTGAAAAAGAAGGGCTTCAGGTACACATCTCTCGCGGAGAGGATCGTACTATTATCGGTTTGATTGGCAAAGTTGAACCTAAAATGCAGGAGCATCTTCGCCAAATGAAAGGTGTCGAGAATGTCGTGAAAATCTCGAAGTCCTACAAATTGGCAAGCCGTGACTTCCACCCTGAAGATACGGTGATTTCCATCAAAGGTGTAGATATCGGCGGGAAAGAACTTGTTGTCATGGGTGGACCATGTGCGGTTGAATCCGCTGCGCAGATTGATGAGATTGCCGGGCTTGTGAAAGCTGCTGGTGGGCAAGTGCTGCGTGGAGGTGCATTTAAGCCGCGTACAGGTCCTTACAGCTTCCAGGGAACAGGAGTAGAGGGATTGATCATGATGGCGGAAGCAGGCAAAAAACATGACCTGCTGACCATTACAGAAGTTATGACACCCGAGTATGTGGATATTTGCGCCGAGTACGCAGATATTCTGCAAGTAGGTACACGTAACATGCAGAACTTTGACCTGCTCCGCAAATTGGGAGAGTGTGGCAAACCGGTATTGTTGAAACGTGGCTTCAGTGCGACATATGATGAATTGTTGAATGCGGCTGAATACATTCTTGCGGGTGGTAACCCGAATGTCATGCTGTGTGAGCGCGGTATTCGTACGTTTGAATCCTACACACGGAATACGCTTGATCTGTCCGCGATCCCTGTTCTGCAGTCTCTGAGCCATTTGCCGGTTATTTCAGACCCGAGCCATGGTACTGGGCGCCGTGAACTGGTGGAACCAATGACGAAAGCTTCTGTTGCTGCGGGTGCCAATGGCCTAATCATTGAGATGCATACCGATCCGGATAATTCCATGACAGGAGATGGTGTGCAGTCCTTGTTCCCTGACCAATTCGCCAACCTGCTGCAGGATCTGGAGAAATTGGCACCAATCGTGGGTAAATCATTCAGCACAGCCAAACAACCGGCAGAATTTTTCCCGGCACGTGTAGGCGTGTAA
- the serC gene encoding 3-phosphoserine/phosphohydroxythreonine transaminase, with the protein MTKRAYNFNAGPAALPLEVLERAQAEFVDFRNTGMSIMEMSHRGAVYESVHNEAQERLLSLLGNPKGYKVLFLQGGASTQFAMLPMNLLGAGQTASYVMTGSWAKKALSEAKLIGETHVAASSEAEKFMKLPDVSNLSLPERTAYVHLTSNETIEGTQFKSFPDTGSVPLIADMSSDIFCKPFDLNQFGMIYAGAQKNLGPSGITVVIAREELVSESPKTIPTMLRYSTHVDNNSLYNTPPSFSVYMVNEVLKWIEEQGGLAGIEQKNTKKAELLYNTIDSSGDFYRGCVEAEDRSLMNVTFRLASEELEKKFIKASEEEGFVGLKGHRSVGGLRASIYNAAPYESVKALTDFMSHFQKTNG; encoded by the coding sequence GTGACAAAAAGAGCGTATAACTTTAATGCAGGACCTGCGGCGTTACCACTTGAGGTACTGGAGCGTGCACAGGCGGAATTTGTAGATTTTCGTAATACAGGCATGTCGATTATGGAGATGTCTCACCGTGGAGCGGTGTACGAGTCTGTACATAATGAAGCTCAGGAGCGTTTGTTGTCGCTTCTAGGCAATCCAAAAGGATACAAGGTTCTCTTTCTGCAGGGTGGTGCAAGCACTCAGTTCGCGATGCTGCCCATGAACCTGCTCGGAGCAGGACAGACAGCAAGTTACGTAATGACTGGCAGCTGGGCCAAGAAGGCTCTGTCTGAGGCGAAGCTGATCGGCGAGACACATGTTGCTGCATCTTCGGAAGCAGAGAAGTTCATGAAATTGCCGGATGTTTCGAATCTCAGTCTGCCTGAACGTACGGCTTATGTGCATTTGACTTCCAACGAAACGATTGAAGGTACGCAATTCAAATCATTCCCGGATACCGGTTCAGTACCTCTGATTGCGGACATGTCGAGTGATATTTTCTGTAAACCATTCGATCTCAATCAATTCGGCATGATCTACGCAGGTGCACAGAAGAACCTGGGTCCATCCGGAATTACGGTTGTGATTGCTCGTGAAGAACTGGTGAGCGAATCGCCTAAAACGATTCCAACCATGCTTCGTTACAGCACGCATGTAGACAACAACTCCCTATACAATACGCCACCTTCCTTCTCGGTATATATGGTGAATGAAGTATTGAAATGGATTGAAGAACAGGGCGGACTGGCTGGTATTGAGCAAAAAAATACGAAAAAAGCGGAATTGCTCTATAACACGATTGATTCTTCAGGTGATTTCTACCGTGGTTGTGTGGAAGCAGAAGATCGTTCTCTCATGAATGTAACCTTCCGTCTTGCTTCCGAGGAACTGGAGAAAAAGTTCATCAAAGCATCTGAGGAAGAAGGATTCGTAGGTCTGAAAGGACATCGCAGTGTGGGTGGTCTCCGTGCCTCCATTTACAATGCTGCTCCTTATGAGAGTGTTAAGGCACTGACAGACTTCATGAGCCACTTCCAGAAGACAAATGGATAA
- a CDS encoding HAMP domain-containing sensor histidine kinase has product MSIRLRLTAWYSGILAAVLIFWGVVIYAFVYFNSYQEVEQQLKVKSARITDQIGVNPLSQSLDLDPFTESQLQEAQIYIQLWDYQSRSGIISGNMKKLEIQFPVLKSNEILEKRGISKIYVDGTPFLVNQLPLSLQGTNEVRGILQVGANVSSQERLLEALLNILVFGWLVAMALAITSGLVLARKSMRPLVNVIDAANQIQSGDDLSVRIQYAGPKDEIGRLIETVNNMLERTELSFRGLEETNAAQRRFVSDASHELRTPLTTIRGNVDFLKKLWDQEGTDRPNLDEETVRQMSVEALEDMADEGKRMSRLISDMLSLARADTGQKIELNPIPLQILVQEVARRSQFLDHHADWRPGDLSILNGIYVNGSKDYLQQMLFIFIENAFKYTPEGSVTLDAVLYKGQVGLRISDTGIGMDRDEVPFIFDRFYRADESRGATPGIGLGLSIAKWIIEEHHGSVEVVTRRGEGTTFIIWLPVVFAPPIE; this is encoded by the coding sequence ATGTCCATTCGGTTAAGACTAACCGCATGGTATTCTGGCATTTTGGCGGCCGTGCTTATCTTTTGGGGCGTTGTAATCTATGCCTTTGTATACTTTAACTCCTATCAGGAAGTCGAACAGCAATTGAAGGTAAAAAGTGCCCGGATTACGGATCAAATTGGTGTAAATCCTCTTTCGCAGTCGTTGGATTTGGACCCATTTACAGAGAGCCAGCTTCAGGAGGCACAAATTTACATTCAACTCTGGGATTATCAGAGTCGTTCAGGCATAATTTCTGGCAATATGAAGAAACTGGAGATTCAGTTTCCGGTATTGAAATCCAATGAAATTCTTGAAAAGCGTGGCATATCCAAAATCTATGTGGATGGAACACCATTTCTGGTGAATCAGCTTCCCCTTTCTCTTCAAGGAACCAATGAGGTACGTGGAATACTTCAGGTAGGAGCTAACGTAAGTTCACAGGAGCGCTTATTAGAGGCGCTTCTTAATATTTTGGTATTTGGCTGGCTGGTGGCGATGGCTTTGGCTATTACCTCAGGTCTCGTACTGGCTCGGAAGTCGATGCGTCCACTTGTGAATGTCATTGATGCTGCGAACCAGATTCAATCCGGGGATGACTTGAGTGTACGAATTCAATATGCAGGACCGAAGGATGAGATTGGGCGTTTGATCGAAACGGTGAATAACATGCTTGAACGTACAGAATTGTCCTTCCGCGGGTTGGAGGAGACGAATGCTGCCCAGCGCCGCTTTGTATCTGATGCATCGCATGAGCTGCGTACGCCGCTGACGACCATTCGCGGAAATGTTGACTTCCTCAAGAAGCTGTGGGATCAGGAGGGAACCGACCGACCGAATCTGGATGAAGAAACGGTAAGACAGATGTCCGTCGAGGCGTTGGAGGACATGGCCGATGAAGGCAAGCGCATGAGCAGATTGATCAGTGACATGCTGTCATTGGCCAGAGCGGATACAGGCCAGAAAATTGAACTCAATCCGATTCCTCTACAGATCTTGGTACAGGAAGTGGCGCGTAGATCGCAATTTCTGGATCATCATGCGGACTGGCGTCCGGGTGATCTTTCGATACTCAATGGTATCTATGTGAACGGCAGCAAGGATTATCTGCAACAGATGCTGTTTATTTTCATCGAAAATGCGTTTAAATACACACCGGAAGGCTCGGTGACCCTGGATGCTGTATTGTACAAAGGTCAGGTAGGACTACGCATCAGCGACACCGGCATTGGGATGGATCGGGACGAAGTGCCGTTCATCTTTGATCGCTTCTATCGGGCAGATGAATCCCGCGGGGCGACACCGGGCATTGGTCTGGGACTTTCGATTGCCAAGTGGATCATTGAGGAACACCATGGATCGGTTGAGGTTGTGACCAGACGTGGAGAAGGAACCACCTTTATTATCTGGTTGCCGGTTGTCTTTGCTCCGCCTATCGAATAA
- the glnA gene encoding type I glutamate--ammonia ligase → MSVENVLKSIQENNIEWVDFRFVDLAGRAHHISLPASAVDADTFVNGVAFDGSSIQGFRGIEESDMVMMPDPEATYVDPFTAHPTLNVMCDIFTPDGERYERDPRSIAVKAEAYLQESGVGTAAFFAPESEFFIFDDVRYESGTNSSSYFVDSEEASWNTNRKEEGGNLGFKVRTKGGYVPVAPVDTQQDIRSEMCRLLEEAGLSIERHHHEVATAGQAEINFRFDTLKKTADNLLAYKYIVHNTARQYGKVATFMPKPLFGDNGSGMHVHQSIFDGDSPLFYDKAGYANLSEMALHYIGGILYHAPALIALTNPSTNSFKRLVPGYEAPVNLVYSKGNRSAAVRIPVAAVTPKGCRIEFRTPDSTANPYLAFSAMLMAGLDGIKRKINPTELGYGPLDKNIYDLSDADKENIRSVPASLEEALDALAADNEFLTEGGVFTKEFIENYINLKRDEAKAVAIRIHPHEYSLYFDC, encoded by the coding sequence ATGTCGGTTGAAAACGTATTGAAATCAATTCAAGAGAACAACATCGAGTGGGTAGATTTTCGTTTTGTAGATTTAGCTGGTCGTGCACATCACATCTCGTTGCCAGCTTCGGCTGTTGATGCAGACACGTTCGTAAATGGAGTAGCTTTTGACGGTTCTTCTATCCAAGGTTTCCGCGGAATTGAAGAGTCCGATATGGTTATGATGCCAGATCCTGAAGCGACTTATGTCGATCCGTTCACAGCACACCCTACATTGAATGTTATGTGTGATATCTTCACTCCGGATGGCGAGCGTTATGAGCGTGACCCACGTAGTATCGCTGTTAAAGCAGAAGCTTATTTGCAAGAGAGCGGTGTAGGTACAGCAGCATTCTTCGCACCTGAATCCGAGTTCTTCATCTTCGACGATGTACGTTATGAGAGCGGCACGAACAGCTCTTCCTACTTCGTAGATTCCGAAGAAGCTTCATGGAACACGAACCGCAAAGAAGAAGGCGGAAACCTGGGCTTCAAAGTTCGCACTAAAGGTGGATATGTTCCAGTAGCGCCAGTGGATACACAACAAGATATTCGTAGCGAAATGTGTCGTCTTTTGGAAGAAGCAGGCCTGTCGATCGAGCGTCATCACCATGAAGTGGCGACAGCGGGTCAAGCCGAAATCAACTTCCGTTTTGATACACTGAAGAAAACAGCAGATAACCTGCTTGCATACAAATACATCGTGCACAACACTGCACGTCAATATGGTAAAGTAGCAACATTCATGCCAAAACCATTGTTCGGTGATAATGGTAGCGGAATGCACGTTCACCAATCCATCTTTGATGGCGATTCCCCATTGTTCTATGACAAAGCGGGATATGCTAACCTGAGTGAAATGGCTTTGCACTACATCGGAGGTATCCTGTACCATGCTCCGGCACTGATCGCTTTGACTAACCCTAGTACGAACTCGTTCAAACGTCTCGTACCTGGTTATGAAGCACCAGTAAACCTGGTTTACTCCAAAGGTAACCGTTCCGCAGCAGTTCGTATCCCGGTTGCAGCGGTTACACCTAAAGGTTGTCGTATCGAGTTCCGTACACCGGACTCCACAGCTAACCCATACTTGGCATTCTCCGCAATGCTGATGGCTGGTCTGGATGGAATCAAACGTAAAATCAACCCAACTGAGCTTGGATATGGTCCACTCGATAAAAACATCTATGACCTGTCTGATGCAGATAAAGAAAACATCCGCAGTGTGCCAGCTTCCCTCGAAGAAGCACTTGATGCATTGGCAGCTGATAACGAGTTCTTGACTGAAGGCGGCGTATTCACGAAAGAATTCATTGAAAACTACATCAACCTCAAACGTGATGAAGCGAAAGCAGTAGCGATCCGCATTCATCCGCACGAGTACAGCCTCTACTTCGACTGCTAA
- a CDS encoding trypsin-like peptidase domain-containing protein, with the protein MDERNYRSNRQDEENETKQTENRNSSGTDESSYYYSYGPFQSVNQEDTANHMGSNNQREEGNVEITKPDPVRPVPTYYNSEPSEQAKRSSGGGGNGSGNGGDQGNGGKGNWNYNNRKPRSSVRSLLFSFIAGMLVITVLMYTADRTNMFTPETALTNTGSESSGQEASTNTGGGNNVTASLLPTGKEDVSSVVTSTSPAVVKIETLAKQSSRTGLGQGGSNTSDPLYQYFFGNGGGTEGNQGQSQQPQSSNQLVPMGIGSGFIFDKEGYILTNQHVVQGADVIQVTLENNSKPYEAKLLGSSFDLDLAVLKIEKNSGDDAFPVAPLGDSNSTQVGEWLVAIGNPEGFEHTVTAGVLSAKERTISIPDEETGKTREYSHLLQTDASINPGNSGGPLLNLNGEVIGMNVAVSADAQGIGFAIPSSVISEAVKYLKENKEVPKEPVPFIGASLMALTPEVAKQMGTDVTEGSVVASTIFQSPAYQADLRAYDIITGANGTPYATSQDLIDFIKKQEIGSEVTLNVVRDGKKMDLKIKIGNKNDFDTSQTTDTQQQQP; encoded by the coding sequence ATGGACGAACGTAATTATAGATCGAACCGTCAAGACGAGGAAAACGAAACCAAACAAACGGAGAACCGGAATTCTTCCGGAACGGACGAATCCTCCTATTATTATTCTTATGGACCTTTTCAGTCCGTGAATCAGGAAGATACAGCAAATCACATGGGAAGCAATAATCAGCGTGAAGAAGGTAATGTAGAGATTACAAAACCTGATCCGGTGAGACCCGTACCTACTTACTATAACAGTGAACCATCCGAGCAAGCGAAAAGATCGTCCGGAGGCGGCGGAAACGGCTCAGGTAACGGTGGAGATCAAGGGAATGGCGGCAAAGGCAACTGGAATTATAATAACCGCAAGCCGCGTTCTTCCGTAAGATCACTTCTGTTCTCCTTTATTGCCGGCATGCTGGTCATTACCGTTCTCATGTACACAGCTGACAGAACGAACATGTTCACACCGGAGACTGCACTTACGAACACAGGCAGTGAAAGCTCGGGACAGGAAGCGTCCACGAACACAGGCGGAGGCAACAATGTAACAGCGTCGTTACTGCCTACAGGCAAAGAAGATGTTTCTTCTGTAGTAACGAGTACAAGTCCAGCAGTCGTCAAAATCGAAACACTCGCGAAGCAGTCCTCACGTACAGGATTGGGTCAGGGTGGATCAAATACAAGTGATCCGTTGTACCAATATTTCTTTGGTAATGGCGGCGGAACGGAAGGCAATCAAGGCCAAAGCCAGCAACCACAAAGCAGTAATCAGCTTGTGCCTATGGGCATTGGTTCCGGGTTCATTTTTGACAAAGAAGGATATATCCTGACGAACCAGCACGTGGTTCAAGGTGCAGATGTGATTCAGGTTACACTGGAGAACAACAGCAAGCCTTATGAAGCGAAACTGCTCGGAAGCAGCTTCGATCTGGATTTAGCCGTATTGAAAATTGAGAAAAACAGTGGTGACGATGCGTTCCCTGTAGCTCCATTGGGCGATTCCAACAGTACGCAAGTCGGTGAATGGCTTGTAGCTATTGGTAACCCTGAAGGGTTCGAACACACCGTTACAGCAGGTGTATTGAGTGCCAAAGAACGTACGATTAGCATTCCGGATGAAGAAACAGGTAAAACACGTGAATATAGCCACTTGCTGCAAACGGATGCTTCCATTAACCCGGGTAACTCCGGTGGTCCGTTGCTTAACCTGAACGGAGAAGTTATCGGGATGAACGTTGCAGTAAGCGCAGATGCACAAGGAATTGGTTTTGCGATCCCATCAAGCGTGATCTCTGAAGCGGTTAAATATCTTAAAGAGAACAAAGAAGTTCCCAAAGAGCCAGTACCATTTATCGGTGCATCTCTGATGGCTCTCACGCCTGAAGTCGCTAAACAAATGGGAACAGATGTGACCGAAGGTTCCGTCGTAGCCAGCACGATCTTCCAATCACCGGCTTACCAAGCAGATCTTCGTGCATATGACATCATCACAGGTGCCAACGGTACGCCATACGCGACAAGTCAGGATCTGATTGATTTTATCAAGAAACAGGAAATCGGCAGTGAAGTGACATTGAATGTGGTTCGTGACGGTAAGAAAATGGATCTGAAAATCAAAATCGGTAACAAAAATGATTTTGATACTTCACAAACAACGGATACACAACAGCAGCAACCATAA
- a CDS encoding AbrB/MazE/SpoVT family DNA-binding domain-containing protein produces MKPAGVVRKVDQLGRIVLPKSLRKRYQMNEGDPVEILVQGDHIILERYRPKCIFCGSIEEVNEFKERYICAQCLDEMTQLPQHG; encoded by the coding sequence ATGAAGCCAGCTGGAGTAGTTCGCAAAGTTGACCAATTAGGTAGGATCGTATTGCCTAAATCTTTGCGTAAAAGGTATCAAATGAATGAGGGAGATCCTGTAGAGATCTTAGTACAAGGGGACCATATTATCTTGGAGAGATATCGTCCAAAATGTATTTTCTGCGGATCCATCGAGGAAGTCAACGAGTTCAAAGAGCGTTACATATGCGCACAATGTTTAGATGAAATGACTCAGCTTCCACAGCACGGGTAA
- the trmL gene encoding tRNA (uridine(34)/cytosine(34)/5-carboxymethylaminomethyluridine(34)-2'-O)-methyltransferase TrmL encodes MALHIVLVEPEIPANTGNISRTCAATGTHLHLVRPLGFRTDDATLKRAGLDYWHAVHIEYHDSFEEVQEKYSEGRFFYATTKAKNRYSDFEFQDGDFLVFGKETKGLPPELIAANPDTCMKMPMTGDVRSLNLSNSAAIIVYEALRQLNFPGLEG; translated from the coding sequence ATGGCTTTACACATCGTTCTGGTTGAACCAGAAATTCCGGCGAACACAGGGAATATTTCGCGTACTTGTGCGGCGACCGGCACCCATCTGCATCTCGTGCGTCCACTTGGATTTCGAACAGATGATGCTACATTGAAACGGGCAGGGCTGGATTACTGGCATGCCGTTCATATTGAATACCACGACTCATTCGAAGAGGTTCAGGAAAAGTATTCGGAAGGTCGTTTCTTCTACGCAACTACGAAGGCCAAGAATCGATATAGTGATTTTGAATTTCAAGATGGGGATTTCCTTGTCTTTGGTAAAGAGACTAAAGGCCTGCCGCCTGAATTAATTGCTGCGAATCCCGACACATGTATGAAAATGCCAATGACTGGTGACGTTAGATCATTAAATCTGTCCAATTCGGCAGCAATTATTGTGTATGAAGCATTGCGTCAGCTTAATTTTCCGGGGTTAGAGGGTTAA
- a CDS encoding 4-hydroxy-3-methylbut-2-enyl diphosphate reductase produces the protein MEVLRISPRGYCYGVVDAMVLARQAARNLDLPRPIYILGMIVHNQHVTDSFEDEGIITLDGPNRMDILSQVESGTIIFTAHGVSPEVRKLARDKGLTTVDATCPDVTKTHDLIREKTAEGYQIIYIGKKNHPEPEGAVGVAPDLVHLIEKEEEIDELNVPAGKILITNQTTMSQWDIKHIMSRLLEKFPGAEIHNEICLATQVRQEAVAEQAGQSDLVIVVGDPRSNNSNRLAQVSEEIAGVTAYRVSDVAEIQQEWLKGVNKVAVTSGASTPTPITKEVILYLEQYEHDKPETWEIKRTVNMSKLLPPVREKTRTP, from the coding sequence GTGGAAGTACTGCGAATTTCGCCGCGGGGATATTGTTACGGCGTTGTGGATGCGATGGTGCTCGCACGTCAAGCGGCACGCAATCTGGATTTACCACGGCCTATTTATATATTGGGTATGATTGTGCATAACCAACATGTGACGGATTCCTTTGAAGATGAAGGTATTATTACATTGGATGGTCCGAACCGGATGGATATTTTGAGTCAAGTGGAGAGTGGCACGATTATTTTCACAGCTCATGGTGTTTCTCCAGAAGTGCGCAAGCTGGCACGGGACAAAGGGTTGACGACAGTCGATGCAACATGCCCTGATGTCACCAAGACCCATGATCTCATTCGGGAGAAGACGGCAGAAGGTTATCAGATCATCTATATCGGCAAAAAGAACCATCCTGAACCAGAAGGTGCTGTAGGTGTTGCACCAGATCTTGTTCATCTGATCGAAAAGGAAGAAGAGATCGATGAACTGAACGTACCTGCAGGCAAAATTCTGATCACGAATCAGACCACAATGAGTCAATGGGACATCAAGCATATTATGAGTCGTCTGCTGGAGAAGTTTCCGGGTGCAGAGATTCATAATGAAATCTGCTTGGCGACTCAAGTGCGTCAGGAAGCTGTCGCTGAACAGGCGGGGCAGTCTGATCTGGTTATTGTTGTAGGTGATCCTCGCAGCAATAACTCTAACCGTCTGGCACAAGTGTCGGAGGAGATCGCGGGGGTTACGGCCTATCGTGTATCCGATGTGGCAGAGATTCAGCAAGAATGGCTAAAAGGTGTAAATAAGGTGGCCGTTACTTCGGGTGCTTCAACACCAACACCGATTACGAAGGAAGTCATCCTTTATCTGGAGCAGTATGAACATGATAAGCCGGAGACGTGGGAAATTAAGCGTACCGTGAACATGAGCAAACTACTGCCACCAGTTAGAGAAAAAACACGTACCCCGTAG
- a CDS encoding response regulator transcription factor — MSGKVNVMIVDDHDMVRMGLKTYLMLEPTFHVMGEAGHGQDALDQLRKLNDSEMPDLILMDLMMPVMNGAEATQAIMTEFPGMKIVMLTSFLEDDLVVQAIEAGAVSYVLKTVSAEELIYALQGAYRGMPVMTGDVSQALTRGIRQRTARESESGLTEREKEVLLLIAEGKTNKDIGEELHISIKTVKTHVSNLLMKCEMDDRTQLAIYAHRQGWVKTKG; from the coding sequence GTGGATGATCATGATATGGTGCGAATGGGGTTGAAAACGTATCTGATGCTGGAGCCTACTTTTCATGTGATGGGGGAAGCTGGCCATGGACAGGATGCGCTTGATCAGTTGCGTAAGTTAAATGATAGTGAAATGCCGGACCTGATCCTGATGGATCTGATGATGCCGGTTATGAATGGTGCTGAGGCGACACAAGCCATCATGACTGAGTTTCCGGGGATGAAGATTGTGATGCTCACGAGTTTCCTAGAGGATGATCTTGTTGTTCAAGCGATTGAAGCCGGAGCGGTCAGTTATGTCCTGAAGACGGTCTCTGCCGAAGAACTGATCTATGCTCTTCAAGGGGCCTATAGAGGCATGCCTGTGATGACAGGTGATGTGTCACAGGCCTTAACTCGGGGAATCAGGCAACGTACAGCGAGAGAGAGTGAATCAGGTCTGACTGAACGGGAGAAGGAAGTGCTGTTGCTTATTGCAGAGGGAAAGACCAACAAAGACATTGGAGAAGAACTACATATCAGTATCAAAACCGTCAAAACACATGTGAGCAACCTGCTGATGAAATGCGAGATGGATGATCGTACACAATTGGCTATCTATGCGCATCGTCAGGGCTGGGTGAAAACGAAAGGGTAA